Within the Megalops cyprinoides isolate fMegCyp1 chromosome 10, fMegCyp1.pri, whole genome shotgun sequence genome, the region tattattattattattattcacacaTTTACGATTCTAAATAATGTTACGCAGAATTGTTCTGGGCAATCTGTTGATCCTGCAGACATGATATTTCGCTATTATTATCAAGCTTTAAATTTATAGCTAGGGATTGTGATATAAGGTCTGTGTCATTTATATGTTACACGTCAAATAGGACTTGATGCAGTTCGAGGCTCTTCATCTAAGTAAAATCGGCTAAAACAGCGAACATCGTGATTTTAACATAAATTaagccatttattttttgttattttgtgacGCAATGCAAGTTATGCGTAGCGAAACCTGGTTCAGGGAAACGCAGTTTCACCTTATATCTTGGCCGCCCGCAATGATCTCCCCTCGGGGCCCCGGGATAAAACACTTCATATTTCAGTAACGAACAAAATTTAATCCGACCCACCAACCGTATTTGCAACAACGAAAGATTCAATTTAATAAGTAACACTCTATCAAGATCTGTGAATAAAGATTCACAGCTTTCTCTCAACGTTCCAAATAAAAAGTCAAACTTTTACTCCTGTTCGATTACTTGCCCTTTACACCAAAaacaggaggtgtgtgtgcgtgtgtatgttggggggaGGTTCGCTGCACCATGACTTTTAACCTAAGCGGAGGTCGCAAAAATGAGTTAgtcttttttgtgatttacttACCCGCACCACATTTAGAATATTTGGCATATTTTtataacatgaaaatatattagAATGAGGTGAGAAAATGCTGTAGACGCCGGCCTCACCCGCCCCTTTGTTCAGGTCAAATTGACGCCTTTCTCACGCAATGTTTGAAAGATGTTGCGCTATGTTGTCCCTGCAGCGGTAACGTGACAGAGCCGTACGACTGTGCCCAGCCAGGTATTCACAATCAGCGATAAGGCCGCTCTCTGAAGGGAAAATATGCCGGGGAAAGTTTACACTGCGCACATTTCCTTGTGATCATTTATGTACTTAGGCGCTCTTTCAACCCATATTTAGCCTAGCTGCTGAAACGCGCAGCGCCGTACATTTTAAGTATGAAATCAATTAACATGGCTGTAGGCTACTTGTGAAACTGTTAATGGCTTACAGGgcataaataaaaatcattttggttTAAGTTGTCTTGTGATATTAATTATCTTGATGTGATAGATTCATGTTTTATGACTCCGGAAACGTCCTTACAACATGTTCATTTAGAAGGAATATTTACTGTTTAAGATATTTTAGCCTTGAAATTGTCACAAACGACACAATTGCGTGTTAGAATATAACAGCTCGCCCAGATAAATCTAATttgagtgttttattttgtctttttttagagTGCCCACATACCCAAGGAAGGGgacaacagtaaaaatgaaggTAGGTATTACAAACTTTCTCTTACTGCAGAGAATTTCCACGGATTTTTGCGTTTCTTTAAATAGTATCAAGTGAGTCTGCCGCCCCCCAGCGGGTATTACGAACACGGGTTCAAACTCAATGGAATCTGAGCGTATGAACctacaacaaaaatgcatgtcgtgtgtctttttaaatgccTAAGattgttattaaatattatcaGTGAGGAGCAGCCCTGGGCTGAGAAGAGAATTCCCCGCTTACCCACAGTGCAAGAAAAACTTACAAACTGAGAGGTGTCACTGTCGGTAGAGTTTATTTATGGACACCGAAAGAAAGGCAAGGCTAGTCTGTGGCTTTTGTCAGAACAGGAGGTAACAGATCATCCAACAGCAAGTGGATCACATTCTGCATGCTCTTGCCACTCACCGTGTGGGTTGGTCAAACTGGATGACTTGAGTGGCTGTagagaggagctgtgtcttTCTGCTCCCCGCAGACAGGGCAGAACAGTGaccacaggcagagagcagcaatcattacattacaataccttagtgtcatttagcaatcattcttatccagagtggcttacatggttacagttttacatgttatccatttatacagcaattttgggataagtaccttgcccaacagcagcagtgtcccaaccgggaatcgaaccagcaacctttcagttatgagccgTGCTCCATAaacactacgctacactgccgccccagcaATCGAAGATAACAACAGCTCTGTGATCACAGACAGCACCGCACAGTGACTGGATTTAGTTACCGTGCTGGAGCTCTGATGGATCGAGACCGTGGGTCATATGTCTGTAGACATCCTGAGACCACCAGCGTCTGCGGCGCCTTAAAGGGCAGGGGGTGGCGGGGGTCACAGGCAGGGGGCTGGGGTAGTGGGGGCAGTGATTATTCTGGGCTGGGCGAGGGCTTGTGTGAGTTGGGACTGTTGTGTAGGGCTGTAGGGTGACAGAAGAGTAGACCAATGGGGAGTAGAATAGGCGTGCTCAGTCTCAATAAAGCCAATTTCACTGTTGTATTGGCAGAGCCGCCTGCCCGGTAGATTGGATTTTGTAATCTGCAACGCACAGAAAACGCCTCTACCTCTTCACTGACAAAGAGGAATGATCCTCCCATtcatcagagagagggacagagaaagagagagggagagggattggggggagctggggagagagaatTTCAATTCCAAGATAAATTAGTGTCCTTGGTGTCTCAGACGTTGTGAAATGCAGAGTGtgaaacgtgtgtgtgtgtgtgtgtgtgtgtgtgtgtgtgtgtgggtctgagGGGACTGGCCAGTTCTGCAGTGTCACTCCGACAGACACTGACCCTCCAGGCCCCTTCAGGTGTTTTAAATGAGGAAGGacgatggtgatgatgatatCAGTGATGATtgtgacaatgatgatgatgatgatgatggtgaagatGACAGCAGATGTTGATTCTCTCTGTAGTGGTGCCCTTCCTTGACGTGTACAATAAGAGCTCGTGCCAGACGAGGGAGGTCCTGGTGGACATCTACCAGGAGTACCCGGAGGAGATTGAGCACACCTTCATCCCGTCCTGCGTGGTCCTCAGGCGCTGTGCAGGCTGCTGCAACGACGAGGCGTTCGAGTGTGTCCCCACAGAGACACGCAACATCACCATGCTGGTGagctgtccctccctctcttctctctctccctctacctcaGTATCTTCCTTCCTtactacctctctctctcccagctaTCTCTCTGCTAggctctttctccctccctcccttcccttaCTCTATGTACTTatctcccttcttctctctcactcgccatccctctgtctctctgtcgccctctctctgtctgtctctccctctccttccctccctccttcattctctcacctctctcctcaggAGAAAGTCACGACTTAGCCCTGGCATGTCAGCTATGTTGTTTACCCCGCACACACTTCGCACGCCTGTTGATGCCGAGGCCTCGATTGGCTCCAGTCAGGCTGACTGTTGGCATGAGCTCAGTGCAGGGAGGAGTGTGATGCAGGAATGCTGTATAGCGTAGGCCCTTCTTAATTCTTACCCCATGGTCACTCAGTGGCCAGTGAGAGTGAGCAGGGACACAGTGAGCCAGGCCATGCcgtcgttctttttttttctctctgtgctgaatCTCACCTCTGCCATTTCTTGTGTCCCTCCACAGGTAAAACGAATCAGACAACGTGTAGCCCAACACGACTTTCAGTTGAGtttcacagaacacaaagcATGTGAATGCAGGTGAGAATCTCTTACGTGCCTCGTCtgtggacatgtgtgtgtgtgcgtgcatacacCAAGAGGGGACTGAATGGTGGGATGAAActtttctgttttatctttccagacaaaagaaagaagtgaaagagaagaaaggaaagtaagtgaatggattttaaatctttaaattgCGTGGCTTTGGCTctgtaataaatgtgtaatagaGGTATATTAGTGCCGTAATAGATAGCGCGATGCTGTTATAGAGGTAGAGTAGTGCTGTAATAGATGACATAGAGGTCTAACAGAGGTGTGAAGTTTAGCTGGTCAATAGAGGTGTATAGTTTTAGTGCTGGAAAATAGATGATATGGTGGAAAAGATTTTATTGCTGTGAGAGAattgctgtaatgctgtaataGATGTGTAATTAATATACGAAGGCTTGTGATTTGGCAGTTGTGAAGAAGAGGTTGAATGCTTAGTGTTGTAATACAGGTGTAATAGAGGTGGGAAACGGCTAGTACTGCAGTAATGTGCATTAGCAGAATACAATGGATGGACAGTGCTCACTGGTGCTCGTCTGTCTGGCTATGAATCTGGTAGGGTCACTACTGGTCCCAGACACCTCTCTTTTAGTCCCACGTCTGAGCAGCTGGGGTCTTCGCTTATGacctcacacatgcacttgtCCCCGTGGGAGGAGCGATAGggacctcacacacacgcttgctCCTGTGGGTGGAGCATTagtgacctcacacacacttcccctgGGGGCGGGGAAGTAGTGACCTCGCATACATGTCAACCTGAGGGGGAGTGTTGCTGACCTCTCACGCACACAGTCCCCTGGGGCGGGGCATTACTGACCACACAGGGTTGAGTCCTGCCTCATCTGCCAGCCAGCCTTCTGTTCCTATGTTTGCATTCTCTGTGttactgatctcagatcagaaaACAAGATGGCAAACTCCTTTGACACCAGTGTCTTACAACTGCTGTCTGTTCAAACAAACTGTAAAAGAAACCAACACACTGcgcaggggagagagggccCTGTGCTGGGATCAGTGTAAGGGAGAGATGACCCTGttctgctgtcagtggaagtgagGGAGGGCACTGCACTGGGATCAGTGTAAGGGAGAGAGCCTTTTGTGACTcctgtttcagttttcatttgaaaggttTATTTCTTATTGGTCACTTGAGCACTTTGTATCATTCCCACGCAGGCTCTCGGAGCCTCACGCCACCTGCGTCTTCCCTGACTGTCTGCAGTTGCTCAagtctgacctttgacctttgctaCTTCCAGATTCTAATCATAGCAGCAGGTGTTACGCACTtaacctatttttatttttaaagttgtaAATATTGGCAGAAGCCAGGGCTGTTGACATTGCATAGAATGATTACGTAGAGTGCATAACAAAGCGAACAGGGTTTCTGTCAGGTCTTAAGCTTAGACAAGAGCGTTTATGTAACCCGCGCAGGGTAAACCCTAGGTTAAGGGAAGTAAGGGCCTCACAGAGAGGGATAGGACCACTTTAACTGACGGGCCTAATGAAGGAATACAATTTGCATGCTATAACCTCCCCTTGTGTGCGATGGCTATTTTCCCCTCGAGGGCAGAGCACTGTCTCTTCCACGTTCTGTGTCAGCGGGCAGTTTCCCTGCGAGGGGAGTGCCTCTCCAGAGTGGGACGAAGGTTTTTCGCCCATTTGGGCGACGGGCTCGGGTGCAGCCCCCTGCTTTTCGGCTGCCACACCTGAAGCCAAAATAGGAAGGAGAGACTTCCTGAGCGATGCCCCTCCACTGAGACGTGTCTGCACCTCTTTGCTTTCTTATCTTCCAGAAAGTGGCGGGGGGGCGAAGGCCAAgcgagaaagaggaggaaaaacaggggGAGAAAGTGGCACTCGTACGTCAGCCATGCGCACGCTGTGTTGCACCCGAGCTCGCACCTCAGCATGTCTGTCTTGGCCCTTAAGTTAATTTGGGAGGAGGTCTtttgtttcctgtaaaaaaaatcaccattcCCTCAGCGCAATGTTCTTTGTCTGCCTTTCATTCTGCCTGAGAGGCAATAAGTCAGAAAGGCGAGGTGGTTCAGGTGGTAATCTAGGCATGGCTGTTTGTCAGTGGTACTAATCCCGGCTGTTGTTGTTCTGGGCTGTTCTGTGCATTTTTCGATcgctgctctgctgtgctgt harbors:
- the vegfaa gene encoding vascular endothelial growth factor A-A isoform X1 → MNFDTSLVKLFFAALLHLSTVKSAHIPKEGDNSKNEVVPFLDVYNKSSCQTREVLVDIYQEYPEEIEHTFIPSCVVLRRCAGCCNDEAFECVPTETRNITMLVKRIRQRVAQHDFQLSFTEHKACECRQKKEVKEKKGNHCEPCSERRRRLYVQDPLTCKCSCKFTQLQCKSRQLELNQRTCRCDKPRR
- the vegfaa gene encoding vascular endothelial growth factor A-A isoform X2, producing MNFDTSLVKLFFAALLHLSTVKSAHIPKEGDNSKNEVVPFLDVYNKSSCQTREVLVDIYQEYPEEIEHTFIPSCVVLRRCAGCCNDEAFECVPTETRNITMLVKRIRQRVAQHDFQLSFTEHKACECRQKKEVKEKKGKCDKPRR